One Rhizobiales bacterium GAS188 DNA window includes the following coding sequences:
- a CDS encoding putative spermidine/putrescine transport system permease protein — MSGAALPRRLSGWLLAAPALLLLAVAFIWPMLTLARMSLNETSETGAMLPALSLATYIKLARDSFTWQLTLDSLSLSAFAATASVLLSYPMALFLFRSRSRFRGLLTIAAIAPLLVSGTARVIGWLAILGDQGLINTALASLGLPTFAIINNLAGVRIGLTESVMPYTVLALIAGFGRLDARLEEAAATLGAGPLRAFWRVTFPLTLPAVSAGWLLAFALSISAFITPHLMGGGRVFVLATEIYDAATQTLDWPAAAALSIYALVLLLVLMAAQTAVTRNLAR, encoded by the coding sequence GTGAGCGGGGCCGCGCTGCCGCGCCGTCTCTCCGGCTGGCTCCTCGCCGCGCCGGCGCTTTTGCTGCTGGCGGTCGCCTTCATCTGGCCGATGCTGACGCTCGCCCGCATGAGCCTGAACGAAACCAGCGAAACCGGCGCGATGCTGCCTGCCTTGTCGCTTGCGACCTATATCAAGCTCGCCCGCGACAGCTTCACCTGGCAATTGACCCTGGACAGCCTGTCGCTCTCGGCCTTCGCGGCGACGGCGTCGGTGCTGCTGAGTTACCCGATGGCGCTGTTCCTGTTCCGCTCCCGCAGCCGGTTTCGCGGCCTGCTCACGATCGCGGCCATCGCGCCGCTGCTGGTCTCCGGCACGGCGCGGGTCATCGGCTGGCTGGCGATCCTCGGCGATCAGGGCCTGATCAACACTGCGCTGGCGTCGCTTGGCCTGCCGACCTTCGCCATCATCAACAATCTCGCGGGCGTCCGCATCGGCCTGACCGAGAGCGTGATGCCCTATACGGTGCTGGCGCTGATCGCGGGCTTCGGCCGGCTGGATGCGAGGCTGGAGGAGGCCGCAGCGACGCTCGGCGCCGGACCATTGCGCGCTTTCTGGCGTGTGACCTTTCCGCTGACCCTGCCTGCGGTCTCGGCGGGCTGGCTGCTCGCCTTCGCGCTGTCGATCTCGGCCTTCATCACGCCGCATCTGATGGGCGGCGGCCGCGTCTTCGTGCTCGCGACCGAAATCTATGATGCCGCGACGCAGACCCTCGACTGGCCTGCTGCCGCCGCCTTGTCGATCTATGCCCTCGTGCTGTTGCTTGTGCTGATGGCGGCGCAGACGGCCGTCACGCGGAACCTGGCGCGATGA
- a CDS encoding gamma-glutamyltranspeptidase / glutathione hydrolase, protein MNDVGLGNPGLGHAGKPVAGLGFAGMVCEKQPATASKGMVVSNHPLASGAGAEMLLGGGNAIDAAVAALFALSVVEPMMVGVLGGGLAHIRLADGSHIVLDGISTAPAAATGDMYETLSDTLPDYQETKGRANFVGPRAMAVPGALAGWCEALARFGTLSLEDVLRPAIRLAEDGFAVTPYLTDCVSDCAADLAHDPYLASLFLPGGAPVPAGTKLRQPAYARTLRLIAQEGPAALYGGALGRALADHMAAAGGLITEADLKAFRVITREVIRGSYRGFEILGPPPPSSAGVHIVQMLNILEAYDIGGLGFDHPDTAHLLAESLKIAFADRSAATADPAFVQVPVERLTSKAYAAERRARIDLARAQSFAPGIASGESADTTHVTVADSAGNTVAATQTINGVFGARFAVPGTGMIANNYMFNFDPHPGHALSIAPGKRVFTSMAPMMALRDGKLAFALGLPGALRIFPSAMQAIVNLIDHGMSLQQAVEAPRLWTQGHLLELEAGISEAVATALAARGHKIQRVQRVAGGMNAISFNADGSLTGAACWRADGTPVGISGGLARAGVRFTTL, encoded by the coding sequence ATGAATGACGTCGGTTTGGGTAACCCAGGCTTGGGCCACGCAGGCAAGCCGGTGGCAGGTTTGGGCTTCGCCGGCATGGTCTGCGAAAAGCAGCCGGCAACGGCATCGAAGGGCATGGTCGTCAGCAATCACCCGCTGGCCTCGGGCGCCGGCGCCGAGATGCTGCTCGGCGGCGGCAATGCGATCGACGCCGCAGTGGCGGCGCTCTTCGCGCTGAGCGTGGTCGAGCCGATGATGGTCGGCGTGCTGGGCGGCGGCCTCGCCCATATTCGCCTCGCGGACGGCAGCCATATCGTGCTCGACGGCATCAGCACCGCGCCGGCAGCCGCGACCGGCGACATGTACGAGACGCTCTCCGATACCCTGCCCGACTACCAGGAGACCAAAGGCAGGGCGAATTTCGTCGGCCCGCGCGCCATGGCGGTGCCCGGCGCATTGGCGGGTTGGTGCGAGGCGCTGGCGCGCTTCGGGACGCTCTCGCTGGAAGACGTGTTGCGTCCGGCCATCCGCCTCGCCGAGGATGGCTTCGCCGTCACGCCCTATCTGACCGATTGCGTCAGCGACTGCGCCGCCGATCTCGCGCATGATCCCTATCTCGCTTCGCTGTTCCTGCCCGGCGGAGCGCCCGTGCCCGCCGGCACGAAGCTGCGACAGCCGGCCTATGCCAGAACCTTGCGCCTGATCGCGCAGGAGGGCCCTGCCGCGCTCTATGGCGGAGCGCTCGGGCGCGCGCTCGCCGACCATATGGCGGCCGCTGGCGGGCTGATCACCGAGGCCGACCTCAAAGCCTTCCGCGTCATCACGCGCGAGGTGATCCGGGGCAGCTATCGCGGCTTCGAAATCCTGGGGCCACCGCCGCCATCCTCGGCCGGCGTGCATATCGTGCAGATGCTGAACATTCTCGAAGCCTATGATATCGGGGGGCTGGGATTCGATCACCCCGATACCGCGCATCTTCTGGCCGAATCCCTGAAGATCGCCTTCGCGGACCGATCGGCCGCTACGGCCGATCCGGCCTTCGTGCAGGTGCCGGTCGAGCGCCTGACCTCGAAGGCCTATGCGGCCGAGCGGCGTGCCCGCATCGATCTCGCGCGGGCCCAAAGCTTTGCGCCCGGCATTGCGTCGGGCGAATCCGCCGATACGACGCATGTGACCGTCGCCGACAGCGCCGGCAATACGGTCGCCGCGACGCAGACGATCAACGGCGTGTTCGGCGCCCGCTTCGCCGTGCCCGGAACCGGGATGATCGCGAACAACTACATGTTCAATTTCGATCCCCATCCTGGCCATGCGCTCTCGATCGCGCCTGGCAAACGGGTCTTCACCTCGATGGCCCCGATGATGGCGCTGCGAGACGGGAAGCTCGCCTTCGCTCTCGGCCTGCCAGGAGCGCTGAGGATTTTTCCCTCGGCCATGCAGGCCATCGTCAATCTGATCGACCACGGCATGAGCCTGCAGCAGGCCGTCGAGGCGCCCAGGCTCTGGACGCAGGGCCATCTGCTCGAGCTCGAAGCCGGCATCTCCGAGGCCGTGGCGACCGCCTTGGCGGCGCGCGGGCACAAGATCCAGCGCGTCCAGCGTGTGGCCGGCGGCATGAACGCGATCAGCTTCAACGCCGACGGCAGCTTGACGGGTGCTGCCTGCTGGCGCGCCGACGGCACGCCGGTCGGCATTTCGGGCGGCCTCGCGCGCGCCGGCGTGCGCTTCACCACGCTTTGA
- a CDS encoding D-3-phosphoglycerate dehydrogenase: MTETVIVLDPISESTATRLRALLPPGLVLEHGTSRDEAHQQAIIAEADYAISGQIAVPGSVLRAARRLKLLHKWGVGTDNLDLVTAAELGIKVARTTGSNAIPVAEFTISLMIAALRNLAFGHAELMKGNWRGWGSLPVESYTLSGKTVGIVGFGAIGKAVARMLSGFDCEILYNKSRRLTVDEEQRLGVAYADLPTLLATADVVTLHCPLTPATTGMIDRAALRTMKPTAVLVNVARGGVVIEDDLIAALRAREIHSAAMDVFEIEPLPSDHPLLTLDNIVVTPHIAAGTVDNFDKTVRHMFRNITHAHEGTPIPAQDIVVG; encoded by the coding sequence ATGACCGAGACCGTCATCGTCCTCGATCCGATCAGCGAATCGACTGCGACAAGGCTGCGCGCCTTGTTGCCGCCGGGCCTGGTGCTGGAGCATGGCACCTCGCGCGACGAGGCGCACCAGCAGGCGATCATCGCCGAAGCCGATTATGCGATTTCCGGACAGATCGCGGTGCCGGGTTCGGTGCTGCGCGCGGCACGGCGCCTGAAGCTGCTGCACAAATGGGGTGTCGGGACCGACAATCTCGATCTCGTGACGGCAGCCGAGCTCGGCATCAAGGTCGCACGCACCACCGGCAGCAATGCCATTCCGGTCGCCGAGTTCACTATCAGCCTCATGATCGCGGCGCTCCGCAACCTCGCCTTCGGGCATGCCGAGCTGATGAAGGGGAATTGGCGGGGGTGGGGGAGTTTGCCGGTCGAGTCATACACCCTGTCGGGCAAGACAGTCGGCATCGTCGGCTTCGGTGCGATCGGCAAGGCGGTTGCCCGCATGCTGTCGGGTTTCGATTGCGAGATCCTCTACAACAAGTCGCGGCGGCTCACGGTCGACGAGGAACAGCGTCTCGGCGTTGCCTATGCGGACCTGCCCACGCTGCTAGCGACCGCCGACGTGGTGACGCTGCATTGCCCGTTGACACCTGCGACGACGGGCATGATCGACCGGGCGGCGCTACGCACCATGAAGCCGACCGCCGTCCTGGTGAATGTCGCGCGCGGTGGTGTCGTCATCGAGGACGATCTGATCGCGGCCCTGCGCGCCAGGGAAATCCACTCGGCCGCGATGGATGTGTTCGAGATCGAGCCGCTGCCCTCCGATCATCCGCTGCTGACGCTCGACAATATCGTGGTCACGCCGCACATCGCTGCCGGGACGGTCGATAATTTCGACAAAACCGTCCGGCACATGTTCCGTAATATCACGCACGCCCATGAGGGCACGCCGATCCCGGCCCAGGACATTGTCGTC
- a CDS encoding putative spermidine/putrescine transport system permease protein, which yields MSTGPFVRVLATCGYVVLLSPLAIVALLSVSSGAYLTFPPPGFSLRWFEALAASGDILTAARNSAMLATMVTLLAVTAGFPAALAVARGRVPGFVALLLSAPLLLPTLVIGLALLMTLQPYGLVATWPGLALAHCVVVLPFIVRIMVSAFTALTPDLEEAAATLGATPLRAFLRVTLPLALPGALAAATLAFLVSFDETVISLFLVGPRLTTLPVALFHYTESRTDPLVAALAVSLIAISVAVITLVDRLVGFTRTIGRV from the coding sequence ATGAGCACCGGTCCCTTCGTCCGGGTGCTGGCGACCTGCGGCTATGTCGTGCTGCTGTCGCCGCTTGCCATCGTGGCGCTGCTCAGCGTCTCGTCCGGGGCCTATCTGACATTCCCCCCGCCCGGCTTTTCCTTGCGCTGGTTCGAGGCTTTGGCTGCCAGCGGCGACATCCTGACGGCGGCGCGCAACAGCGCCATGCTGGCAACGATGGTGACGCTTCTGGCGGTGACCGCTGGGTTCCCGGCCGCTCTGGCCGTCGCCAGAGGGCGCGTGCCTGGCTTCGTCGCGCTGCTGCTCTCGGCTCCCCTGCTGCTGCCGACCTTGGTGATTGGTCTCGCGCTGCTGATGACATTGCAGCCTTATGGCCTGGTCGCGACCTGGCCGGGCCTCGCGCTCGCCCATTGCGTGGTCGTGCTGCCCTTCATTGTGCGGATCATGGTTTCCGCCTTCACGGCGCTGACCCCTGATCTCGAGGAGGCAGCGGCGACACTCGGCGCGACGCCGCTGCGGGCCTTCCTGCGTGTCACCCTGCCGCTCGCTCTGCCCGGAGCGCTCGCCGCCGCGACCCTCGCTTTCCTCGTCAGCTTCGACGAGACGGTGATCAGCCTGTTCCTGGTCGGCCCGCGTCTCACCACCCTGCCGGTCGCGCTCTTCCACTACACCGAAAGCCGCACCGATCCGCTAGTGGCGGCGCTGGCGGTCTCGCTGATCGCCATCTCCGTCGCCGTCATCACCCTGGTGGATCGGCTGGTCGGCTTCACCCGCACGATAGGACGCGTCTGA
- a CDS encoding putative spermidine/putrescine transport system ATP-binding protein has product MMHLELDGLTRAYGNITVVDSVSLAIEKGCFLALLGPSGCGKTTTLRMIAGLEKPNAGRVLVGGQDITSLPPHRRGLGVVFQSYALFPHLSVLANIGFGLEMQGVGKSERRERAAAALEMVGLSTHAQMRTRQLSGGQQQRVALARALAIEPQVLLLDEPLSALDAKLREELRTEMRLIQRRAGTTSVFVTHDQAEALAMADLVAVMNAGRIEQLDTPVAVFERPASIFVARFVGRSACFKAQMRDGAAQVRGIVLRGDNLPPRGDAEIFVRPHRIRLLAPGASEDNVLRGVIAALDYTGEVMQVIVETDAGRVPVDVGTFDDGWRSLQPGQSVRLGWKAADTLGFPV; this is encoded by the coding sequence ATGATGCATCTGGAGCTCGATGGCCTGACACGGGCCTATGGCAATATCACCGTGGTGGATTCCGTCTCGCTCGCCATCGAGAAGGGCTGTTTTCTGGCTCTCCTTGGACCATCCGGCTGCGGCAAGACTACGACATTGCGCATGATCGCGGGGCTGGAAAAGCCCAATGCCGGGCGCGTGCTGGTTGGCGGGCAGGACATCACGTCCCTGCCGCCGCATCGGCGCGGTCTCGGCGTCGTGTTCCAATCCTATGCGCTGTTTCCGCATCTGAGCGTGCTCGCGAATATCGGCTTCGGGCTCGAAATGCAGGGGGTCGGCAAATCCGAGCGGCGGGAGCGGGCCGCAGCCGCGCTGGAAATGGTCGGGCTTTCGACGCATGCGCAGATGCGCACCCGTCAATTATCCGGAGGCCAGCAGCAGCGCGTGGCGCTGGCGCGCGCTCTGGCGATCGAGCCGCAGGTTTTGCTGCTCGACGAGCCTCTCTCGGCTCTCGACGCAAAGCTGCGCGAGGAGCTGCGCACCGAGATGCGGCTCATTCAGCGGCGCGCCGGCACCACCTCGGTTTTCGTGACGCATGATCAGGCCGAGGCCCTGGCGATGGCCGATCTCGTCGCGGTCATGAATGCCGGCCGCATCGAGCAGCTCGATACGCCCGTCGCCGTGTTCGAACGCCCGGCCTCGATTTTCGTCGCCCGCTTCGTGGGGCGAAGCGCTTGCTTCAAGGCGCAGATGCGAGACGGGGCGGCGCAGGTGCGAGGCATCGTCCTGCGCGGCGACAACCTGCCGCCACGCGGCGACGCGGAGATATTCGTGCGCCCGCATCGCATTCGCCTCCTCGCTCCCGGCGCTTCGGAGGACAACGTCCTGCGAGGCGTGATCGCTGCGCTCGACTACACCGGCGAGGTGATGCAGGTGATCGTCGAGACCGACGCTGGCCGCGTGCCCGTGGATGTCGGGACCTTCGACGATGGCTGGCGCTCCCTGCAGCCGGGCCAGAGCGTCCGGCTGGGCTGGAAGGCGGCCGATACGTTAGGATTTCCGGTGTGA
- a CDS encoding putative spermidine/putrescine transport system substrate-binding protein has protein sequence MKRSAGFLALLVATAANADPVRLMSYSDAAFQDNYTNEVITPFNQKGAAQVQFVGGTTSAGMLGQLRTQKNDPQLDLVIMDTTTAAIACAEGLVEPATEALVPALKELDPQARKAGGDCGPGVTFDHLVISYDSKLVSPAPTSLSALWDKKWSGKLGVSAPPNIQGLALTAVLAHAETGDWKQADGAFKKLRDLAPAVQTFDPQPDSYTLILNGTLAFGTGWNARAQLNHDRSGGQLGVMLPSEGTVFQINTINVVKGAHNRDAAFAFMNYALGEQAQKAFTEKSFYAPTNPRAAISPAVAARTAVAPDNLARVIPLDWSEMIKLRETWNQRWRREVISAGTR, from the coding sequence ATGAAACGCTCTGCGGGGTTTCTCGCGCTGCTCGTCGCAACGGCCGCGAACGCCGATCCGGTCCGGTTGATGAGCTATTCGGACGCGGCCTTCCAGGACAATTACACCAACGAGGTCATCACCCCCTTCAACCAGAAGGGCGCCGCACAGGTGCAATTCGTGGGTGGCACCACCTCTGCCGGCATGCTCGGGCAATTGCGGACGCAGAAGAACGACCCGCAGCTCGACCTCGTCATCATGGACACCACGACGGCGGCGATCGCCTGCGCCGAGGGGCTGGTCGAGCCGGCGACCGAGGCGCTGGTGCCGGCGCTGAAGGAGCTCGACCCGCAGGCGCGGAAGGCCGGTGGCGATTGCGGCCCGGGCGTCACCTTCGATCATCTGGTCATCTCCTATGACAGCAAGCTCGTCTCGCCGGCGCCGACCTCGCTCAGCGCCCTTTGGGACAAGAAATGGTCGGGCAAGCTCGGTGTGTCCGCGCCACCCAATATCCAGGGCCTGGCGCTGACGGCTGTGCTCGCGCATGCGGAGACCGGCGATTGGAAACAAGCCGACGGCGCCTTCAAGAAGCTGCGGGACCTCGCGCCAGCCGTGCAGACCTTCGATCCGCAGCCGGACAGCTACACGCTGATCCTCAACGGCACGCTTGCATTCGGAACCGGATGGAATGCGCGCGCCCAGCTCAATCACGACCGCTCCGGCGGGCAACTCGGCGTGATGCTGCCCTCGGAAGGCACGGTTTTCCAGATCAACACGATCAATGTGGTGAAGGGCGCGCATAATCGGGATGCGGCCTTTGCCTTCATGAACTACGCGCTCGGCGAGCAGGCGCAGAAGGCCTTCACGGAAAAGTCCTTCTATGCACCGACCAATCCGCGTGCCGCCATCAGTCCCGCAGTTGCGGCCCGCACGGCCGTCGCGCCGGATAACCTCGCCCGCGTCATTCCGCTCGACTGGAGCGAGATGATCAAGTTGCGCGAGACCTGGAACCAGCGCTGGCGGCGCGAGGTGATCTCCGCCGGCACGCGCTGA
- a CDS encoding creatinine amidohydrolase, protein MPDVKPLKVRMSELTGGEARAIYARNPVILLPMGSHEDQGPHAPMGDYLSADAIAERIARRANEAGVETLVGPVLPFGGADYFGSMPGGIALEQATLRAVLTDMFACLLRHGLTRMIVINGHGGNVQAVHEVTQAIHRQHGVLIPSLYLWKICYAMLPQILGADIAKRAAGHGADPLTSIVMHLFPELMRPDLVPDPAPLHQVMNLDAIAFGNIRFEGAEVQVPVEYDAMAPNGVRSGDPRLCSPETGAALVEKLTELGARFARHYLEHAA, encoded by the coding sequence ATGCCGGATGTGAAACCTCTGAAGGTCCGCATGAGCGAGCTGACCGGTGGCGAAGCGCGCGCCATTTATGCCCGCAACCCCGTGATCCTGCTGCCGATGGGGAGCCACGAGGATCAAGGGCCGCATGCGCCGATGGGCGATTATCTGAGCGCCGACGCCATTGCCGAGCGCATCGCGCGCCGGGCGAACGAGGCGGGCGTCGAGACGCTGGTCGGGCCGGTGCTGCCATTCGGAGGCGCCGATTATTTCGGCTCCATGCCGGGCGGCATCGCCCTGGAGCAGGCAACCTTGCGCGCCGTCTTGACCGATATGTTCGCCTGCCTGCTGCGCCATGGCCTGACCCGCATGATCGTGATCAACGGCCATGGCGGCAACGTTCAGGCGGTGCATGAGGTGACGCAGGCGATCCACCGTCAGCACGGCGTGCTGATCCCGAGCCTTTATCTGTGGAAGATCTGCTACGCCATGCTGCCGCAAATTCTCGGCGCGGACATCGCCAAGCGGGCCGCGGGCCATGGGGCCGATCCGCTCACGAGCATCGTCATGCATCTCTTTCCGGAGCTGATGCGGCCTGATCTCGTGCCGGACCCTGCCCCGCTGCACCAGGTCATGAATCTCGATGCGATCGCTTTCGGCAATATCCGTTTCGAGGGCGCCGAGGTGCAGGTGCCGGTCGAATATGACGCGATGGCGCCCAACGGCGTCCGCAGCGGCGATCCGCGCCTCTGCTCGCCGGAGACCGGGGCCGCGCTGGTGGAAAAGCTCACCGAGCTCGGAGCTCGCTTCGCGCGCCACTACCTGGAGCATGCGGCATGA